The following proteins are co-located in the bacterium genome:
- a CDS encoding succinate dehydrogenase: protein MADETASHSYAPAYPWWLQPIATVVILSAFGVYSIWVALQGHGYFAPYLSPFYSPPIRIAGIPISPAWWVLWAPLGFRATCYYYRKAYYRSFFRDPVSCAIGESRGRYAGETAFPFLLNNLHRFFLYLAIIVLAFLWKDAIDAFVFNGQFGVHLGSLLFLANVVLLTGYTAGCHAFRHIVGGNLDCYSCAHGGRVRYRAWQWVNPFNHRHPMWAWASLFSVGLADVYVRLLMAGVITDPRLF from the coding sequence ATGGCTGACGAAACGGCGTCGCATTCGTACGCCCCGGCGTATCCTTGGTGGCTCCAACCAATTGCAACGGTCGTGATCCTGAGTGCGTTCGGCGTGTACTCCATTTGGGTGGCGCTCCAGGGACACGGGTACTTCGCTCCGTACCTCTCGCCGTTCTACTCACCGCCGATCAGGATCGCCGGGATTCCGATCTCACCCGCGTGGTGGGTGCTGTGGGCGCCGCTGGGGTTTCGGGCCACATGCTACTACTACCGTAAAGCCTACTACCGCTCGTTCTTCCGGGACCCGGTGTCCTGCGCGATTGGCGAGTCGCGCGGACGGTACGCCGGCGAGACCGCGTTTCCGTTCCTCCTCAATAACCTGCATCGTTTCTTCCTGTACCTGGCGATCATCGTGCTCGCCTTCCTGTGGAAGGACGCGATCGACGCGTTCGTCTTCAACGGACAGTTTGGCGTCCATCTCGGGTCGCTCTTGTTCCTCGCCAATGTCGTGCTCCTGACGGGGTACACCGCTGGCTGCCACGCGTTCCGGCACATCGTCGGCGGGAACCTCGATTGCTATTCCTGCGCGCACGGCGGGCGCGTCCGATACCGCGCGTGGCAGTGGGTCAATCCGTTCAACCACCGCCATCCGATGTGGGCGTGGGCGAGTCTGTTCTCCGTCGGACTCGCCGACGTATACGTGCGGCTGCTGATGGCAGGGGTCATCACCGACCCGAGGTTG
- a CDS encoding cob(I)yrinic acid a,c-diamide adenosyltransferase, whose translation MTRIYTRTGDSGDTSLFGGQRVRKDDLRVRAYGAIDETNAALGVARAAGPAPEIDAVLARLQHHLFDLGAELATPPTASSAAAAHIQRVAPAWVAALEGDIDRFEDALPPLKTFVLPGGTPSAAALHVARTVARRAEREIVTLAAHAPVNADLLRFVNRLSDLLFVLARAANHMAGNADATWIPAR comes from the coding sequence GTGACGCGGATCTACACCCGCACCGGCGACAGCGGAGACACGAGTCTTTTCGGCGGGCAGCGGGTCCGGAAGGACGATCTCCGCGTGCGCGCGTACGGGGCGATCGACGAAACCAACGCCGCGCTCGGCGTGGCCCGCGCTGCGGGTCCGGCACCGGAGATCGACGCGGTCCTGGCGCGGCTCCAACACCACCTCTTCGATCTTGGCGCCGAGCTCGCCACGCCCCCGACGGCGTCCTCTGCGGCTGCGGCCCACATCCAGCGGGTGGCGCCGGCGTGGGTGGCCGCGCTCGAGGGGGACATCGACCGGTTCGAGGACGCGCTGCCTCCGTTGAAGACGTTCGTCCTGCCCGGCGGCACGCCGTCCGCGGCGGCGCTGCACGTGGCGCGGACGGTGGCGCGGCGCGCGGAGCGGGAGATCGTGACGCTGGCCGCTCATGCGCCGGTCAACGCGGACCTGCTCCGGTTCGTGAACCGGCTCTCGGACCTGCTCTTCGTGCTCGCGCGCGCCGCGAACCACATGGCCGGCAACGCGGACGCGACCTGGATCCCCGCCCGATAG